The Labeo rohita strain BAU-BD-2019 chromosome 19, IGBB_LRoh.1.0, whole genome shotgun sequence genome window below encodes:
- the fhod3a gene encoding FH1/FH2 domain-containing protein 3 isoform X1 — protein sequence MSSFVCRVQFLDDTDPFNSTNFPEPTRPPHYTFREDIPLINQIAGVHRLLKAPHKLDDCALQLSHTGVYLDLESTLDEQRDELEGFQQDDSAGRGKKHSVILRTQLSVRVHACIEKLYNSNGRDLRRALFSLKQIFQDDKDLVHEFVMAEGLTCLIKVGAEADQNYQNYILRALGQIMLYVDGMNGVIGHSETIQWLYLLIGSKFRLVVKTSLKLLLVFVEYSESNAALLIQAINAVDTKRGCKLWSNAMEILAEKDGVDTELLVYVMTLINKTLAALPDQDSFYDMVDVLEEQGMESVSQRYLGRKGTDLDLLEQLNIYEATLRHEDGDEDALPPSSGRRDRRRSSVGGTERRGLQRRRSRRHSLGRSGHASPLSPASPQRANFQPFNGQEINERARVMHEYLPVIEEDEEETPVTESASDDNDDDDDDDQGEIRPSNLSIVSTSEHSSKHTPEKEEQRRATEATPPADSAQPSLLASLLAQRRSSVSVPPSNEISPHLRGSTRLPYLPHSPFFLFSYDLEEQEEKPAQKGSRSFSAVNSPSTPAKQHNDRPALGGLLSSSYRQHQESLAAERERRRVEREERLQRIEREERNRHSRDYVSNMEEARHAREERFRTAERLGAEEFERERMHSAPRGLNLTLSPADTCQSSRSATPSSVTSQDEEDTPVTSYPPSEPDTNDLEPDVEETLEPEEKDAEPREEQDQEQEQEEEVEEISAKQEVGGAEEQVAEEEEGSEREAPDGEAEDSGILSDKERQNEEVNEKDNCSASSISSASSTLEREDRLTTGGAETGQWAQSVNVNDQRNKILNSKLFMLDMLYSQSKKPSEEDEDEDEVVEDKEQDATEKTEDSSQDVTSQDENATKSEGDKKVENQSNVRAFAERFGDIVKGLTSPPIEAHEPPPPPPPPPKKESDCIWDQLMASPRDLRIGDIDFTDLGDEDDQDVLDSGSLYSSGDLLAPPPPPPPCPFNLPVPPPMFGCPPPPPMFSIRVPPPPPCFSNQAPPPPQQQAEQPPLFQKKKKTIRLFWSEVRPADWIYRNHKCSQESLWSRLDPIKLDTAKLEHLFESKSKEMPVTKKTAADGKRQEIIILDSKRSNSINIGLTVLPPPRTIKTAILNFDEYALNKEGIEKILTMIPTEEETQKIQEAQLANPDIPLGSAEQFLLNLSSISELSARLQLWAFKLDYEASEKEVAEPLQDLKEGMDQLEKNKTLRFILSTLLAIGNFLNGSSAKGFDLTYLEKVPEVKDTVHKQSLLHHVCSIVVENFPDSTDLYSEIGAVTRSAKVDFDQLQETLTQMEWRCKASWDHLKVIAKHEMKPALKQKMSDFLKDCAERIIILKTVHRRIMNRFHSFLLFLGHPVYSVREISVTRFSKLISEFALEYRTTRDRVLQQKQKRADHRERNKTRGKMITDISTQTDDEEDSEAGRVCVSSSSGGVSSVSAAPPVGPQTEPQGLCHAEDAAEHEQMKAVLKGSLQSADSDSAGMTGLRLRTRTRASRGRTAWAAANEEPQCATDDGADEIMERIVRSATQSPRERAQPRERRRSRANRKSLRRTLKGGLTAEEAQALGLDTSEMPV from the exons agAAGCTGTATAATTCCAATGGCCGTGACCTGAGGAGGGCGCTGTTTTCCCTCAAACAGATATTCCAg gacGATAAGGATCTGGTTCATGAGTTCGTTATGGCTGAAGGTCTGACGTGTTTGATCAAAGTCGGCGCTGAAGCGGATCAAAACTACCAGAACTACATCCTCAGAG ctCTGGGTCAGATCATGCTGTATGTGGACGGGATGAACGGGGTCATAGGTCACAGCGAGACCATCCAGTGGCTCTACCTGCTCATTGGCTCAAAG tttcGTCTGGTGGTGAAGACGTCTCTGAAGCTGCTGTTGGTGTTTGTTGAGTATTCAGAGTCCAACGCAGCGCTGCTCATCCAGGCCATCAACGCCGTGGACACTAAGAGAG gCTGTAAGCTGTGGTCGAACGCTATGGAGATTTTAGCAGAGAAGGACGGTGTGGACACGGAGCTGCTGGTGTATGTCATGACCCTTATTAACAAG acgCTGGCGGCGCTGCCCGATCAGGACTCGTTCTATGACATGGTTGACGTTCTGGAGGAGCAGGGCATGGAGAGCGTGTCTCAGCGTTACCTGGGCCGTAAAGGAACCGATCTGGACCTGCTGGAGCAGCTCAACATCTATGAG GCGACTCTCCGGCACGAGGACGGCGATGAGGACGCTTTGCCCCCGTCTTCCGGTCGACGGGACAGACGGCGCTCCAGCGTGGGCGGAACAGAGAGGCGGGGCTTGCAGAGACGCCGCAGCCGCAGGCATTCGTTGGGCAGATCAGGCCACGCCTCCCCGCTCAGCCCCGCCTCCCCACAACGCGCAAACTTCCAGCCGTTTAACGGACAGGAAATCAACGAGAG AGCTCGTGTGATGCATGAATATCTCCCGGTGAT agaggaggatgaggaggaaACTCCCGTCACAGAGTCGGCTTcagatgataatgatgatgatgatgatgatgatcagGGGGAAATTAGGCCGTCTAATCTCAGTATCGTGAG CACATCCGAGCACAGCAGCAAACACACACCTGAGAAGGAGGAGCAGAGGAGGGCCACAGAGGCCACGCCCCCTGCTGACTCCGCCCAGCCGTCGCTCCTGGCCAGTCTGCTGGCGCAACGCAGGTCGTCCGTCAGCGTCCCGCCGTCCAATGAGATCAGCCCTCATCTGCGAGGCTCCACCCGCCTCCCGTATCTGCCGCACTCGCCCTTCTTCCTGTTCTCCTACGATCTGGAGGAGCAGGAGGAGAAACCGGCTCAGAAGGGCAGCAG GTCGTTCTCGGCTGTGAATTCTCCATCAACACCAGCCAAACAACACAATGACAG ACCTGCTCTGGGCGGCCTCCTGTCGTCCTCGTACCGTCAGCATCAGGAGTCTCTGGCCGCGGAGAGAGAAAGACGGCGCGTGGAGCGAGAGGAGCGACTGCAGCGCATCGAGAGAGAGGAGCGCAACCGACACAG tcgGGACTATGTGTCGAACATGGAGGAGGCCAGACACGCTCGAGAGGAGAG GTTTCGGACGGCCGAGCGATTGGGGGCGGAAGAGTTCGAGCGAGAGCGAATGCATTCAGCGCCTCGAGGTCTCAATCTCACTCTGAGCCCGGCGGACACCTGTCAGTCATCCCGCAGTGCCACGCCCTCATCTGTGACATCACAGGACGAGGAGGACACGCCCGTCACGTCGTACCCGCCCTCTGAACCAG ACACTAATGATCTAGAACCAGACGTGGAAGAGACTCTAGAACCTGAGGAGAAGGACGCAGAACCCAGAGAGGAACAGGAccaggaacaggaacaggaagagGAAGTGGAGGAGATAAGTGCTAAACAGGAAGTGGGTGGAGCCGAGGAGCAGGTTgcagaggaagaggaggggTCTGAGCGGGAAGCACCGGATGGAGAAGCGGAAGACAGCGGGATCTTGAGCGAtaaagaacgacagaacgaaGAAGTGAACGAGAAGGATAACTGCTCTGCCTCCAGTATATCCTCAGCTAGTAGCACTCTAGAAAGGGAAGATCGACTCACTACAGGTGGCGCAGAGACAG GTCAGTGGGCTCAGAGCGTCAATGTGAATGACCAACGAAACAAGATCCTCAACAGCAAACTCTTCATGCTGGACATGCTCTACTCGCAGAGCAAAAAACCCTCAGAGGAAGACGAGGACGAAGACGAGGTGGTCGAGGACAAAGAGCAAGACGCAACTGAAAAAACTGAGGATTCATCGCAGGATGTGACATCACAGGATGAGAATGCCACTAAGAGTGAAGGAGACAAGAAAGTGGAGAACCAGAGCAACGTACGAGCGTTCGCCGAGCGCTTTGGAGACATAGTGAAGGGTCTCACCTCTCCACCAATAGAAGCGCACgaacctcctcctcctccacctccacctccaAAAAAGGAGTCGGACTGCATTTGGGACCAGCTGATGGCGAGTCCACGGGATCTGCGCATCGGCGACATCGACTTCACCGATCTGGGAGACGAGGATGACCAGGACGTCCTGGACTCTGGGAGTTTATATAGCTCTGGTGATCTGCTTGCTCCGCCCCCTCCACCACCGCCCTGCCCCTTTAACCTCCCGGTCCCACCCCCTATGTTTGGCTGCCCTCCGCCCCCTCCTATGTTTAGCATCCGTGTGCCTCCACCCCCTCCCTGCTTCTCCAACCAGGCTCCGCCCCCTCCTCAACAGCAGGCGGAGCAACCCCCGCTCTtccagaagaagaagaagaccaTCCGCTTATTCTGGAGTGAAGTCCGGCCCGCCGACTGGATCTACCGCAACCACAAATGCAGCCAAGAGTCGCTCTGGTCCAGACTTGATCCTATCAAACTCGACACGGCTAAACTGGAACACCTTTTTGAGAGCAAATCCAAGGAGATGCCCGTGACTAAA AAAACGGCAGCGGATGGGAAGCGGCAGGAGATCATCATTCTGGACTCCAAACGCAGCAACTCCATCAACATTGGTCTGACGGTTCTTCCCCCACCGCGCACCATCAAGACCGCCATACTGAACTTTGACGAGTATGCGCTCAACAAAGAGGGCATTGAG AAAATCCTGACGATGATTCCCACAGAGGAAGAGACGCAGAAAATCCAAGAGGCTCAGCTGGCAAATCCTGACATTCCGCTGGGCAGCGCGGAGCAGTTCCTGCTGAACCTGTCCTCCATCAGTGAGCTCTCAGCGCGCCTGCAGCTCTGGGCCTTCAAACTCGACTATGAAGCGTCAGAGAAG GAAGTGGCAGAGCCGCTACAGGACCTGAAGGAGGGCATGGATCAGCTGGAGAAGAACAAAACGCTGCGCTTCATCTTATCGACTCTGCTAGCGATCGGGAACTTCCTGAACGGCTCCAGT GCCAAAGGCTTCGATCTGACGTATCTGGAGAAGGTTCCTGAAGTGAAGGACACGGTTCATAAGCAGTCGCTCCTGCATCACGTCTGCAGTATCGTGGTGGAGAATTTCCCCGACAGCACAGACCTGTACTCTGAGATCGGGGCCGTCACACGCTCCGCTAAG GTGGATTTCGACCAGCTGCAGGAGACTCTGACTCAGATGGAGTGGCGCTGCAAAGCATCATGGGACCACCTGAAAGTCATCGCAAAGCACGAGATGAAGCCGGCGCTGAAGCAGAAGATGTCGGACTTCCTGAAAGACTGCGCCGAGAGAATCATCATCCTCAAAACAGTCCACCGCAGGATCATGAACAG GTTTCATTCGTTTCTGCTGTTTCTGGGTCACCCCGTGTACAGCGTTCGTGAAATCAGCGTGACTCGCTTCAGTAAACTCATCAGCGAGTTCGCTCTGGAGTACAGAACCACACGCGACCGCGTCCTCCAGCAGAAACAGAAACGCGCCGatcacagagagagaaacaagaCGCGAGGAAAGATGATCACAGACATCAGCACGCAG ACGGATGATGAAGAGGACAGTGAG gcgggtcgtgtgtgtgtgagcagcaGCAGTGGCGGCGTCAGCAGTGTTAGTGCGGCTCCTCCCGTGGGGCCGCAGACGGAGCCGCAGGGTTTGTGTCACGCTGAAGACGCGGCCGAACACGAGCAGATGAAGGCCGTGCTGAAGGGAAGCCTGCAGAGCGCCGACAGCGACAGCGCCGGGATGACGGGCCTGAGGTTGCGCACGCGCACACGCGCCAGCAGAG GCCGCACCGCATGGGCCGCAGCGAACGAAGAGCCCCAGTGCGCGACGGACGACGGTGCCGACGAGATCATGGAGAGAATCGTACGATCGGCCACTCAGAGTCCCAGAGAACGAGCGCAACCCCGCGAACGACGACGCTCACGCGCAAACCGCAAATCAC TGAGGAGGACTCTGAAGGGCGGTCTGACCGCAGAAGAAGCTCAAGCGCTGGGATTGGACACGTCAGAGATGCCGGTGTAA
- the fhod3a gene encoding FH1/FH2 domain-containing protein 3 isoform X2, with protein sequence MSSFVCRVQFLDDTDPFNSTNFPEPTRPPHYTFREDIPLINQIAGVHRLLKAPHKLDDCALQLSHTGVYLDLESTLDEQRDELEGFQQDDSAGRGKKHSVILRTQLSVRVHACIEKLYNSNGRDLRRALFSLKQIFQDDKDLVHEFVMAEGLTCLIKVGAEADQNYQNYILRALGQIMLYVDGMNGVIGHSETIQWLYLLIGSKFRLVVKTSLKLLLVFVEYSESNAALLIQAINAVDTKRGCKLWSNAMEILAEKDGVDTELLVYVMTLINKTLAALPDQDSFYDMVDVLEEQGMESVSQRYLGRKGTDLDLLEQLNIYEATLRHEDGDEDALPPSSGRRDRRRSSVGGTERRGLQRRRSRRHSLGRSGHASPLSPASPQRANFQPFNGQEINERARVMHEYLPVIEEDEEETPVTESASDDNDDDDDDDQGEIRPSNLSIVSTSEHSSKHTPEKEEQRRATEATPPADSAQPSLLASLLAQRRSSVSVPPSNEISPHLRGSTRLPYLPHSPFFLFSYDLEEQEEKPAQKGSRSFSAVNSPSTPAKQHNDRPALGGLLSSSYRQHQESLAAERERRRVEREERLQRIEREERNRHSRDYVSNMEEARHAREERFRTAERLGAEEFERERMHSAPRGLNLTLSPADTCQSSRSATPSSVTSQDEEDTPVTSYPPSEPDTNDLEPDVEETLEPEEKDAEPREEQDQEQEQEEEVEEISAKQEVGGAEEQVAEEEEGSEREAPDGEAEDSGILSDKERQNEEVNEKDNCSASSISSASSTLEREDRLTTGGAETGQWAQSVNVNDQRNKILNSKLFMLDMLYSQSKKPSEEDEDEDEVVEDKEQDATEKTEDSSQDVTSQDENATKSEGDKKVENQSNVRAFAERFGDIVKGLTSPPIEAHEPPPPPPPPPKKESDCIWDQLMASPRDLRIGDIDFTDLGDEDDQDVLDSGSLYSSGDLLAPPPPPPPCPFNLPVPPPMFGCPPPPPMFSIRVPPPPPCFSNQAPPPPQQQAEQPPLFQKKKKTIRLFWSEVRPADWIYRNHKCSQESLWSRLDPIKLDTAKLEHLFESKSKEMPVTKKTAADGKRQEIIILDSKRSNSINIGLTVLPPPRTIKTAILNFDEYALNKEGIEKILTMIPTEEETQKIQEAQLANPDIPLGSAEQFLLNLSSISELSARLQLWAFKLDYEASEKEVAEPLQDLKEGMDQLEKNKTLRFILSTLLAIGNFLNGSSAKGFDLTYLEKVPEVKDTVHKQSLLHHVCSIVVENFPDSTDLYSEIGAVTRSAKVDFDQLQETLTQMEWRCKASWDHLKVIAKHEMKPALKQKMSDFLKDCAERIIILKTVHRRIMNRFHSFLLFLGHPVYSVREISVTRFSKLISEFALEYRTTRDRVLQQKQKRADHRERNKTRGKMITDISTQAGRVCVSSSSGGVSSVSAAPPVGPQTEPQGLCHAEDAAEHEQMKAVLKGSLQSADSDSAGMTGLRLRTRTRASRGRTAWAAANEEPQCATDDGADEIMERIVRSATQSPRERAQPRERRRSRANRKSLRRTLKGGLTAEEAQALGLDTSEMPV encoded by the exons agAAGCTGTATAATTCCAATGGCCGTGACCTGAGGAGGGCGCTGTTTTCCCTCAAACAGATATTCCAg gacGATAAGGATCTGGTTCATGAGTTCGTTATGGCTGAAGGTCTGACGTGTTTGATCAAAGTCGGCGCTGAAGCGGATCAAAACTACCAGAACTACATCCTCAGAG ctCTGGGTCAGATCATGCTGTATGTGGACGGGATGAACGGGGTCATAGGTCACAGCGAGACCATCCAGTGGCTCTACCTGCTCATTGGCTCAAAG tttcGTCTGGTGGTGAAGACGTCTCTGAAGCTGCTGTTGGTGTTTGTTGAGTATTCAGAGTCCAACGCAGCGCTGCTCATCCAGGCCATCAACGCCGTGGACACTAAGAGAG gCTGTAAGCTGTGGTCGAACGCTATGGAGATTTTAGCAGAGAAGGACGGTGTGGACACGGAGCTGCTGGTGTATGTCATGACCCTTATTAACAAG acgCTGGCGGCGCTGCCCGATCAGGACTCGTTCTATGACATGGTTGACGTTCTGGAGGAGCAGGGCATGGAGAGCGTGTCTCAGCGTTACCTGGGCCGTAAAGGAACCGATCTGGACCTGCTGGAGCAGCTCAACATCTATGAG GCGACTCTCCGGCACGAGGACGGCGATGAGGACGCTTTGCCCCCGTCTTCCGGTCGACGGGACAGACGGCGCTCCAGCGTGGGCGGAACAGAGAGGCGGGGCTTGCAGAGACGCCGCAGCCGCAGGCATTCGTTGGGCAGATCAGGCCACGCCTCCCCGCTCAGCCCCGCCTCCCCACAACGCGCAAACTTCCAGCCGTTTAACGGACAGGAAATCAACGAGAG AGCTCGTGTGATGCATGAATATCTCCCGGTGAT agaggaggatgaggaggaaACTCCCGTCACAGAGTCGGCTTcagatgataatgatgatgatgatgatgatgatcagGGGGAAATTAGGCCGTCTAATCTCAGTATCGTGAG CACATCCGAGCACAGCAGCAAACACACACCTGAGAAGGAGGAGCAGAGGAGGGCCACAGAGGCCACGCCCCCTGCTGACTCCGCCCAGCCGTCGCTCCTGGCCAGTCTGCTGGCGCAACGCAGGTCGTCCGTCAGCGTCCCGCCGTCCAATGAGATCAGCCCTCATCTGCGAGGCTCCACCCGCCTCCCGTATCTGCCGCACTCGCCCTTCTTCCTGTTCTCCTACGATCTGGAGGAGCAGGAGGAGAAACCGGCTCAGAAGGGCAGCAG GTCGTTCTCGGCTGTGAATTCTCCATCAACACCAGCCAAACAACACAATGACAG ACCTGCTCTGGGCGGCCTCCTGTCGTCCTCGTACCGTCAGCATCAGGAGTCTCTGGCCGCGGAGAGAGAAAGACGGCGCGTGGAGCGAGAGGAGCGACTGCAGCGCATCGAGAGAGAGGAGCGCAACCGACACAG tcgGGACTATGTGTCGAACATGGAGGAGGCCAGACACGCTCGAGAGGAGAG GTTTCGGACGGCCGAGCGATTGGGGGCGGAAGAGTTCGAGCGAGAGCGAATGCATTCAGCGCCTCGAGGTCTCAATCTCACTCTGAGCCCGGCGGACACCTGTCAGTCATCCCGCAGTGCCACGCCCTCATCTGTGACATCACAGGACGAGGAGGACACGCCCGTCACGTCGTACCCGCCCTCTGAACCAG ACACTAATGATCTAGAACCAGACGTGGAAGAGACTCTAGAACCTGAGGAGAAGGACGCAGAACCCAGAGAGGAACAGGAccaggaacaggaacaggaagagGAAGTGGAGGAGATAAGTGCTAAACAGGAAGTGGGTGGAGCCGAGGAGCAGGTTgcagaggaagaggaggggTCTGAGCGGGAAGCACCGGATGGAGAAGCGGAAGACAGCGGGATCTTGAGCGAtaaagaacgacagaacgaaGAAGTGAACGAGAAGGATAACTGCTCTGCCTCCAGTATATCCTCAGCTAGTAGCACTCTAGAAAGGGAAGATCGACTCACTACAGGTGGCGCAGAGACAG GTCAGTGGGCTCAGAGCGTCAATGTGAATGACCAACGAAACAAGATCCTCAACAGCAAACTCTTCATGCTGGACATGCTCTACTCGCAGAGCAAAAAACCCTCAGAGGAAGACGAGGACGAAGACGAGGTGGTCGAGGACAAAGAGCAAGACGCAACTGAAAAAACTGAGGATTCATCGCAGGATGTGACATCACAGGATGAGAATGCCACTAAGAGTGAAGGAGACAAGAAAGTGGAGAACCAGAGCAACGTACGAGCGTTCGCCGAGCGCTTTGGAGACATAGTGAAGGGTCTCACCTCTCCACCAATAGAAGCGCACgaacctcctcctcctccacctccacctccaAAAAAGGAGTCGGACTGCATTTGGGACCAGCTGATGGCGAGTCCACGGGATCTGCGCATCGGCGACATCGACTTCACCGATCTGGGAGACGAGGATGACCAGGACGTCCTGGACTCTGGGAGTTTATATAGCTCTGGTGATCTGCTTGCTCCGCCCCCTCCACCACCGCCCTGCCCCTTTAACCTCCCGGTCCCACCCCCTATGTTTGGCTGCCCTCCGCCCCCTCCTATGTTTAGCATCCGTGTGCCTCCACCCCCTCCCTGCTTCTCCAACCAGGCTCCGCCCCCTCCTCAACAGCAGGCGGAGCAACCCCCGCTCTtccagaagaagaagaagaccaTCCGCTTATTCTGGAGTGAAGTCCGGCCCGCCGACTGGATCTACCGCAACCACAAATGCAGCCAAGAGTCGCTCTGGTCCAGACTTGATCCTATCAAACTCGACACGGCTAAACTGGAACACCTTTTTGAGAGCAAATCCAAGGAGATGCCCGTGACTAAA AAAACGGCAGCGGATGGGAAGCGGCAGGAGATCATCATTCTGGACTCCAAACGCAGCAACTCCATCAACATTGGTCTGACGGTTCTTCCCCCACCGCGCACCATCAAGACCGCCATACTGAACTTTGACGAGTATGCGCTCAACAAAGAGGGCATTGAG AAAATCCTGACGATGATTCCCACAGAGGAAGAGACGCAGAAAATCCAAGAGGCTCAGCTGGCAAATCCTGACATTCCGCTGGGCAGCGCGGAGCAGTTCCTGCTGAACCTGTCCTCCATCAGTGAGCTCTCAGCGCGCCTGCAGCTCTGGGCCTTCAAACTCGACTATGAAGCGTCAGAGAAG GAAGTGGCAGAGCCGCTACAGGACCTGAAGGAGGGCATGGATCAGCTGGAGAAGAACAAAACGCTGCGCTTCATCTTATCGACTCTGCTAGCGATCGGGAACTTCCTGAACGGCTCCAGT GCCAAAGGCTTCGATCTGACGTATCTGGAGAAGGTTCCTGAAGTGAAGGACACGGTTCATAAGCAGTCGCTCCTGCATCACGTCTGCAGTATCGTGGTGGAGAATTTCCCCGACAGCACAGACCTGTACTCTGAGATCGGGGCCGTCACACGCTCCGCTAAG GTGGATTTCGACCAGCTGCAGGAGACTCTGACTCAGATGGAGTGGCGCTGCAAAGCATCATGGGACCACCTGAAAGTCATCGCAAAGCACGAGATGAAGCCGGCGCTGAAGCAGAAGATGTCGGACTTCCTGAAAGACTGCGCCGAGAGAATCATCATCCTCAAAACAGTCCACCGCAGGATCATGAACAG GTTTCATTCGTTTCTGCTGTTTCTGGGTCACCCCGTGTACAGCGTTCGTGAAATCAGCGTGACTCGCTTCAGTAAACTCATCAGCGAGTTCGCTCTGGAGTACAGAACCACACGCGACCGCGTCCTCCAGCAGAAACAGAAACGCGCCGatcacagagagagaaacaagaCGCGAGGAAAGATGATCACAGACATCAGCACGCAG gcgggtcgtgtgtgtgtgagcagcaGCAGTGGCGGCGTCAGCAGTGTTAGTGCGGCTCCTCCCGTGGGGCCGCAGACGGAGCCGCAGGGTTTGTGTCACGCTGAAGACGCGGCCGAACACGAGCAGATGAAGGCCGTGCTGAAGGGAAGCCTGCAGAGCGCCGACAGCGACAGCGCCGGGATGACGGGCCTGAGGTTGCGCACGCGCACACGCGCCAGCAGAG GCCGCACCGCATGGGCCGCAGCGAACGAAGAGCCCCAGTGCGCGACGGACGACGGTGCCGACGAGATCATGGAGAGAATCGTACGATCGGCCACTCAGAGTCCCAGAGAACGAGCGCAACCCCGCGAACGACGACGCTCACGCGCAAACCGCAAATCAC TGAGGAGGACTCTGAAGGGCGGTCTGACCGCAGAAGAAGCTCAAGCGCTGGGATTGGACACGTCAGAGATGCCGGTGTAA